Proteins co-encoded in one Montipora capricornis isolate CH-2021 chromosome 12, ASM3666992v2, whole genome shotgun sequence genomic window:
- the LOC138026231 gene encoding GTP cyclohydrolase 1 feedback regulatory protein-like, producing MPYIIISTQIRLAIGPTICGDEWADPDLMKYLGAELVHTFGNSFKEYISSDPPRVVLNKMDLIGYKVIASTGVGQTITWTLYKADETTAEKGVES from the exons ATGCCTTACATAATAATAAGCACGCAAATAAGATTG GCCATTGGACCTACCATTTGTGGCGATGAATGGGCAGACCCAGACCTGATGAAATATTTGGGTGCAGAATTGGTTCACACCTTTGGAAATAGTTT caAAGAATACATTTCCTCAGATCCACCTCGTGTTGTGCTGAACAAAATGGACCTAATTGGTTACAAAGTGATAGCCAGCACTGGTGTTGGACAAACAATAACATGGACATTATACAAAGCAGATGAAACAACTGCTGAGAAAGGGGTAGAATCATAG
- the LOC138026227 gene encoding dnaJ homolog subfamily C member 17-like, whose protein sequence is MDSTVVKSVHFARERNGDKYFIPSHHIVATQRKWKLVFKMAAKLTYYEILGVTRESSEKEITKAYRKKALKCHPDKNPDNKEAADLFLELSKALEVLTDPKTKAAYDAVLKAKERARLRTQALDAKRKKFKQDLEEKEDAARINKESDELAAKNLQAEVERLREEGSKLLKEQQQFLREQLRKEMEIGQENSDTLIEDASPKLKVKWKSKKSDATNGGYSQDILESIFKKYGETSYVIVSSKKKGSAIVEFKFLESARDAMENEKGIADNPLQISWLGGMVSSTDANLASVSEATNATKEDTFEEKLKEPPTMPPRSTISDKDYESVVLMRLRQFEERKRLMQEMQENDEQ, encoded by the exons atggATTCCACTGTCGTAAAGAGCGTCCATTTTGCGAGAGAGCGAAATGGCGACAAGTACTTCATACCAAGCCATCATATAGTTGCCACGCAAAGGAAGTGGAAACTagtattcaagatggcggctaaaTTGACTTACTATGAAATTCTCGGAGTCACACGAGAAAGCAGTGAAAAAGAG ATCACTAAGGCTTATCGAAAGAAAGCATTGAAATGCCATCCTGACAAAAACCCGGATAACAAAGAAGCAGCAGATCTTTTTCTTGAACTATCAAAGGCTCTTGAAGTATTAACCGATCCAAAAACCAAGGCTGCTTATGATGCTGTACTCAAGGCTAAGGAAAGAGCTAGACTGCGTACTCAGGCCCTAGATGCAAAGAGAAAGAAGTTTAAACAAG ATCTTGAAGAAAAGGAAGATGCTGCAAGGATTAATAAAGAAAGTGATGAATTAGCTGCAAAGAATTTGCAGGCAGAA gTAGAAAGACTCAGAGAGGAAGGATCAAAGCTTctaaaagaacaacaacaattcCTCAGGGAGCAGTTAAGAAAGGAAATGGAAATTGGTCAAGAGAATTCAGACACTTTGATTGAAGATGCTTCTCCAAAACTGAAG GTGAAATGGAAGAGCAAGAAATCAGATGCCACTAATGGTGGATATTCCCAAGATATTCTTGAGTCAATCTTCAAAAAG TATGGTGAAACAAGCTATGTTATTGTGTCGTCCAAGAAAAAAGGGAGTGCTATAGTGGAATTCAAATTTTTAGAAAGTGCA AGAGATGCCATGGAGAATGAAAAAGGTATTGCTGATAATCCTCTGCAAATATCCTGGTTGGGTGGTATGGTATCATCAACTGATGCAAATTTGGCATCAGTATCAGAGGCTACAAATGCAACAAAGGAAGATACATTTGAAGAAAAg CTCAAGGAGCCACCAACTATGCCACCTAGAAGCACTATTTCTGATAAGGATTATGAAAGTGTTGTGCTCATGAGACTGCGCCAGTTTGAGGAGAGGAAACGGCTCATGCAAGAAATGCAAGAGAACGATGAGCAGTGA